Genomic DNA from Gossypium hirsutum isolate 1008001.06 chromosome A01, Gossypium_hirsutum_v2.1, whole genome shotgun sequence:
GAGGAAACTATTCAATTATTAGGCCATCATTTTCTGCTTAAATTGAACTTTCCCTTTTTGTAATAAGGATGAATAGTTTGAACTAAGAaagagatttttatttttatttttttggtgaaagCAACTAACAAAGGgatttgaatgttgataatttcATCTTCCTCCTCCTCCTACTCCTCCTCCTTCTTCTATTATAAATTTGAACAATTTCCATTAGGGCTTGGAATGagtatatcaaattttaaatttttttaatgaattattttaattatttatatttatatttattataattataatttttttattttttagaatcaCGACTAAATTGAtgcaatgtataaatattgaggaCCAACTTTTTAGAAtcgggactaaaataaaaaaaatctaaaaataataatagctaaattttttattatgtcGATTAAAAATCCTTCAGTTAGTTATTTAACAGCTAGGTGACAAAAAAAACACACCCAATAATTAGGTGATCCAAttgtaatttattaaaattaaatgactaaaacaaaaaattataaagtaatGATGATTTATTGATTCAGCTCTCTAAGATGTGagatcttatttatttattagtaaAAATTAGCACACCCATCATCCTGTTATAGgaattaaaattacatttttggaaaaaataataatttacatacGATAACCTTTTTAAGAAAATGGGAAtagtttttactttttaatatatatatatataaaatcattactatatatttttcttaGTTGATTGAGTTTTATCTTGATTGGCAAgagtattattgtcaatgcaagaaGACATGGTTTTAAGTGCGTTGAatcgcattatcctcctatttaagagttgGAAAGGGATTATGGATAATTTtaagcattatataaaaaaatacaaatataataagAAGGAATTGTAAATAACTTACAATGATTGAAGATTCATGCATCAAACACACATTTCTCCCATTATCTATTGGGAGAGAGGCACATAGCTTGCAAGTGAGGTAAGAACTTAGATGAACAAAGAAAATTTGGTTACGTAGTTCAGATTACTTCTATGTCTATCGGATTTTATTTAGAGAGTATTCATTATACTTTAACAAATACAAGCAACAATTTAAGTTCAACAGATTCACTATGTAACGGCCTCACATATATTCTTTAATATAGATCACTTTCCATTAAGACTTTCTCTCTAAAAGCTTCATTGTAAAGCAAGTGATTCACTTGAGTTTACTTACAAAATGCACTAGAATAAAGCTTCTTATATGAGCAAAGATAAGTGCTCTCTTGGTTGTTTTCTATCTAGTTCAAGACAATTATATATAAGTAgccacacacaaaaaaaaaatagttattctAGTAAAAACTAAGATAAAGACCGAGATCTTCAATATATTCCAAAGTCAAACATGATCCAATCTCCTTAAACAAGAGAACTTTGATTACATTAAAAGACTTTGAGTAGATCTTTTGTGATTTGATTATGCACAATTGAACATTATAGATGAGCCATAGATAATTTTCAGGTGACACAAATATAAAACCCAACACGTTTCTGGATCTAAAAATTGTcaacataaattatataaattttgactTACTCCAATTATATATGTGAGAATAACCATCCCCTTATCCTTTCTAAATATCAGTGTTTTTAGAATTATATCGGTGATTGAACCGGTCAAGTCATTGGTTCGTTGATTCGAtcgatttgattaaaattttattaaaatttagaaagGAAAAAATAGTTCAACTGCTAAGttaactaattttttaattgattctATTGATTCATATCGATTTCTAATCTAACTAGTTCAAAATCATTCTCCAAACTAATATCTTAATTTATATCAACCCGACCAATCAATTTGGTCCAATTTAAACATCATTGCTTAATACTCCCTCATCCATCCCGTACAATAAAAACCATCATAAGCCTCCAATGAAGTCCACTATAAAGTTTATCATGCAGTTCATCTTCAAGTTGATAAAAAGTAGaataaaccataaaaaataagcCCGTTTTTGATATTATTGGGGCCTTAGGCAAAACAATAAAATGAGATTTTAGGTTCCTTAAAAGTTGGAGAAAAATTTTCCTAGACCCAGGAGCGAAGTCAGAACAAATTTTTAAGgggggccggatgaaattttaattttctatagtcaatatctttataatttgtataggattaaatcaactttttataattttaaggggccAAAATGCAATTATAACttcactattttaaattttttaaaaaaatttaagggcctaaataacaattttacattttaaggggGTCGGGGCCCTTGCTAGCCCCCCTAGCTTCACCTCTGCTTAGGTCccttaaaaattgataaaaaaattaaggttatgatgaaatcaattttagagctaaacctaaaccttaattttttttcccttttgctcgtaaagatttataaattctataacaaaattgaattttaattaatataacgaaaaagaaagagaaaaagaaaagaaaagaaaataagtataATATGTAAACGATATAATATACAAAtgattaaatatacatataaaaaataaaatcaagtaaAAGAATTACTTTCGAAAAACCTTTTGAAGTAAGAGAAAATTAAGTAAGAGGAAAGAGCCAATAGCTGCTTATTCTTATTCTTTGATCCTTATGTTTATTAATAGATTAATACCctaaactaatataaaataaggTTACTTTTGTCttgatatttttgtaattttccaatCTACACGGGAAAATAACTTTTTCACATTTTATCACGAGGAAATTTGACATACCAAATATTGGAATCAATTTCCAACAGATTAAAATCTCCAAAAATTTATTACTTTTCATCATACCGAATATTACCCAAGTCTCGAATTGAGCATTGGGTAAGAGAAATTGAAGCAAagatttcttttcctttttttttaaactttaatctCGTTATAAATTCttatcatatctgttcttttttatacaatacttaaAACTATTCATAATCCTTTTTCAACTCTTATATAAGAGGATAATACGTTTCCACACACTCGTTCtttccctttttaaaaaaaattaaaaaatatttgggAGAAAATATATTATTCTAACTCTTAACTTTATTATAAAGATGTTAGTAATATATATTTCTTGTTGCACCAAACACATACCACTTTAGAAGCTCTACTCTAGTGCCCCTTGGATTGTTGTTTGGAGATTTTAACTTTAATAGAAAGGAACTGCTACAACTTAACTATTATGGGTAAAaacatttatttgatattttttaatttcaatattgagAAAAttgatctttttaaaaaaaatcggagTAATTTAATTTATGATAATTTTGAAAGTAAACATCTAAGGgcaattaattatgaaaattaatatcTTTCattaattgtacataattttgattgatataataacaaattaagccctcgatatttatatattctgtcaatttgatcctaatcctgaaaaaaaatataaaaatttaaaaattcaaaaagagctcaataattatatatatgtggaaaataTTTAgtgacaaaatttaaaaatttcatcaacagAGTTGGGTTGATGACAAATTTATATAGGgtatgataatatatatttttaaatatatataaaagaaattagaTACTTGACAAATTTACAACTTTACTTGTGTAATTAAAAAGTACATTATTAATATACTAAATACTCACCCATATATGTATAATGcgtaattaatatttcaaagttaATAAGGATTTAATTTCTTCGAGTTTTTTAAGAATGACgaatttgttaaatattaaaatcgaAAAGGATCAGAACGATCTTTTTACCAATTATTATGTTATGTAAATACCATGGGCTAAGGATTAGGAGAGCCCACCACCATGTCACCAACCATTGACTCCTGCCTCCcattttcttccaatttctcaCCTCACCAACCACTCCAATCAATACTTGCATAACATTATCCACCGGAATCCCACTCCCTATCTTTCTGACGTGTCCTATTACCATTGGCCCTTCTCACCATCCATCTCAAATGTGCATGTTACTGTATCATCTCTCGTCACAAAACTTCGAAAAATCAACTCACCAACTCCCTCCTCTACTATATAATGACCTCCTCCCGACCATTGTTCGATCCaagttaaatataaaaattaaaaaatgagtcCTTTTATACTTGCCATCTCAACCATCGCCATCATCTTAGCGTACAAGCTGTACCAACGGCTAAAGTTCAAGCTCCCACCAGGTCCACGACGGTGGCCGGTGGTTGGGAACCTTTACGACATAAAACCGGTTAGGTTCCGGTGCTATGCAGAATGGGCACGGGCCTATGGTCCGATAATTTCAGTATGGTTTGGTTCAACATTGAACGTGATCGTGTCGAATACGGAGCTGGCAAGGGAAGTTTTAAAAGAGTGTGATCAACAGCTAGCTGATAGGCACAGGACTAGATCAGCAGAAAAGTTTAGCAGAGATGGAAAAGACCTTATTTGGGCTGATTACGGACCTCATTATGTTAAGGTAAGGAAAGTTTGTACGCTGGAGCTTTTCTCTCCTAAGCGGCTGGAAGCTTTGAGACCTATTAGAGAAGATAAGGTTACTGCTATGGTTGAATCCATCTTCCTGCACTGCTCCAATCCTGGTATCCTCTTCTTCTTAACCTTTCTTCATTTGTTTTTCTGAAttacaatataacaataataatgtcGGGAGTATAATGTATTTCTAAGAATCACCCATTTTACTTAGTTTTATGTATGAAGTTATTAGCCTTCTAAAAGCTAAAATGAGATCAATGGCTAACTCTTGTATTAACAGAATATATAATCAATATTAATCTCCTGCTATACAGAAAACAAGGGAAGGAGTTTGGTGGTAAGGAAATACTTGGGAGCAGTAGCATTCAACAACATAACGAGACTAGCATTTGGGAAGCGTTTTGTGAACCATGAGGACATAATGGATGAGCAAGGCCACGAATTCAAAGCCATTGTGGCTAATGGACTTAAGCTGGGTGCATCCCTAGCCATGGCTGAACACATTCCATGGCTACGTTGGATGTTTCCATTGGAAGAAGAAGCATTCGCCAAGCACGGGGCACGGAGAGATCGTCTCACCAGAGCTATAATGGAGGAACACACCGTTGCTCGCCAAAAAAGCGGTGATACCAAGCAGCATTTCGTTGATGCCTTGCTTACATTGCAAGACAAGTATGACCTTAGTGAAGATACAATTATTGGACTACTTTGGGTAAGCATGTTGAAACGTAAGCTAAGGTAAGCCtaattataagttgttacactaatgaattgaattgaatcgaatcTGCAGGACATGATCACAGCAGGCATGGATACAACAGCAATCTCAGCAGAATGGGCAATGGCCGAACTAATTAGAAACCCAAGAGTACAACAAAAGGCACAAGAGGAGCTAGATCGTGTTATAGGATCCGAAAGCGTGATGTCCGAAACTGATTTCTCGAATCTCCCTTACCTTCAAAGTGTAGCCAAGGAAGCACTAAGGTTACATCCCCCAACACCATTAATGCTACCCCACCGTGCGAATGCTAACGTCAAAATCGGTGGCTACGACATCCCGAAGGGATCAAACGTGCATGTTAACGTATGGGCAATAGCTCATGATCCGGTTGTGTGGAAAGACCCTGAATCGTTCCGACCAGAACGATTCCTTGAAGAGGACGTGGATATGAAAGGCCATGATTTTCGTTTACTTCCGTTCGGTGCGGGGAGAAGGGTATGCCCCGGTGCACAACTTGGGACCAATCTGGTAACATCCATGTTGGGTCATTTATTACACCATTTTTGTTGGACACCACCTGAGGCAATGAAGGATGAGGAAATTGACATGCTTGAAAATCCTGGTTTGGTTGCTTACATGAGGACTCCATTGCAGGCAATGGCAACTCCCAGGTTGCCTTCTCATCTTTACAAACGCATTGCTGTGAATATGTAATAAGTTTTATCtgttttatacttttattatgtCTTTAAGTGATAAATCTTACCTGTGATTGTTCGGAAGAAGAAAGGACCAGATAAAATTTCTCGTTActatatgaactttaatttcaTTGACAAATTTATATAGTTTGTATATGGCATATTATCAATAAACAAATTTATATACATCCGTAATGAAAAAGCTTCTTTTTCACCAAACACATTATAAGGgtctttaataatgcataatcTTTTGGAAGGAATAGATTGGATTATTcaagtaaaagtaccatgaaaaTCTTTATACTATGAGTTGAATTGTATTGTGTCTTCTCTACCTAAAAAATAAGCACATTAAtccttatacattagatcaaagatcAAATTGGTCCTTCTGTTAAgcatttcatccatttctattgttaataGAAAGAACTCAtctgctctttgatctaatatataaggataaatttacctattttttgagTAAGTGgtggcaaaatgcaatttgaatTCTAATACAGaagcctccatggtacttttaccgatTATTCACAATATATACCATGTACAAAAGATGGATGCCTGCAATGACTTTATTCACAGAACAAAAGATGGTCCTCAGCAGCTTTCAGAATTGGAAGCCTCACTTTTGGAGATAAAGCTGAAGTATGAGCAGCAGATCCATTAGGTCTTTGAGGGCAAAATACAATATACACAACTTGATCAGAATCCATTTCTAGGTGATAAAGGTGCTGGCCGGCAGCATAGGCTCCGAGGAGAAGGTATGACCTCTCTGATTGTTCCATTgtcacacatatatcatcaccACCTGGTTAGCCAAATGTTATAATTAGTATATCATTGTATCAAAAGATTATCACACGTCTCaaattttagtctttttacttttcgaaatttaaaatttcggACCTCATTAAACGATAActttaaattcattaagttctgTTATTTTCGAAATTTAATGTGACAAACATATTACCATACCTAACACCATTTCAATTTGTTATTCTTATATATtattcactaagaatttaattaatGGATTAATAATTACGGTTTAcgtcaagattgaaatttcaaatttctgactacataaataaaaaaactcacaGGCAGCCAACTCAATTTGAGTATTGTAAATGAAGTTGAGAACAGCAGAAATGTCTTGTTCAAAGTCATAGAAAGGTCCACTGTCGAAATCCATCTTTCTAAGTTTACACAGCCCCTCACCTAACTCCATCATAGCTCCTTTATGGttctgcatatatatatataacaagttCCCATCATAGCTCCCTCACACACTGGTAGATGTTAAAATTAAGATAAAgacatgatgatgatgatgattataATAATGTGAAATTTGGGTTACAACCTGGTTAAAAAGGTGGTGGAATCCAACAGCACATTGTAGAATACCATGAATGAGAGTTCTAGTGGGATCCTCGGCTTTGTTCCATAAGGCTTCAAGCAAGTCATGGCACTTATAGTATTCCCTTTGGTTGAAAAGGGAAACTGCCTCGTCAAAGCTATGGTTGTCGTCTTCTTCTTCACTGCTGGAGTAGCGATACCAGATGGCGAAGGAGTGTGTGTTGGTAGGCCACTTGGAATGTGCATGGATTGGAAGTGGAGAAAGACAAGTGTTGGGGTTATAGGTAGAGTTAGAGTGATGGAGGAGCCAAGAAGGAGCTGAGCGTGGAGGTAGATGAGGCGAAGAAAATGGGGAGAAGTATGTCAATGGCGGTTTGAAAGCAAGAACCATCTCTCCAGGAGAAAATAGGAGACGAAAGCCCTTTCCTTTGTGGCCTTGGCCTCTTGCCTCTTtagattttgttttgtttgtgtGGTGGTGGGTGGTAGTCAATCTTTTATGTAATAATACAGGTCGGAATAAGACTTGGATTTGTTCCTTAATAAGGATTAGCTCaaactagatttttttttaaaaataatttcaaatatattatattcggatataaatttaaatatatagaattatagtttataatgatttattttaattaaagttatTCAAAAATATTGTTTCTAATTATGATTGTGATTTAGGTTGAGTCATCCGTCTAGATTTGATTCGCCCGAAAAACAGAAAGCTTTAAGCAAAAATATAGActcgaaaaatgagtttggataaaaaataaggTCGTTTTCTTAATTAAACGAGCCTTGGGTAAGATCTTTTTGGGACTAGACCTGACCCAGCCCGACCCAAATCTAGCTAAAAGAAATTTTCCTActactattttgctaccattttgttGCTATTGtgtggatattgtataactcctattttattattaattttgttactattttagagacatttactTGTTAAATTCCAACTATATTAGTGTTACTTAAATATAAaggtttttaaatatattttcaatttgtttagaaatattcatttttaatatttttaatgtatttgatgtattatttttaaaaaaaaatttataaaaaataatataaaaaattttaatacgaacAGGTGAGGTTAGACTCgagtttaacattttttatttaagcCGAGTTTGAGCAACTAAAATTTTGTATCAATCTAGTCTGACCCAACCCATGATCAAGTCTACTATGATTATACTTATTATTATACTTGTAACTTTAAATATCTATACCatctatattaaattattaaaatacctttattttaacaaagtaataaatattaatttaaagtaTTTCTATCTTTTTATACAAAATCTAGAAAAAGAAATTTATGCTTAcaatgagatttgaacccaaaatACTAAATATATGCTCTCTTAACTCTGTCCTTTCAACTAAAGTAACATTTCTTATATGTTACTTATAATCACAcccatatattttaaatacataattttgataCGTATATCCATGTGATAAAATTTCTACTCATCTATAATTTCTCTTTCAAATTTTGCTTAAACCAGAGTTtcacataaatatatttttaaaatatttaaatttttttatgtataaatttctttaaaaatatctttataaaaaatatctacttaaatatctttataaaatatctttataagaaaaggttaaaatatgtttcaaGTTTCTGTACTCTTTGCATATTTGAAGTTTAGTCCTTctacttttatttctagaaatttagtctccttacttttcatatttcaaaattcaagtccaattgaTAACTTCAGCTAAATTTTTCTACTAAATTTGttgatgtgacattttaaaattaaaaaattcacttGGTAAACTATGTAACATGACAttgtaatgaacttaaattt
This window encodes:
- the LOC121229624 gene encoding cytochrome P450 98A2, which gives rise to MSPFILAISTIAIILAYKLYQRLKFKLPPGPRRWPVVGNLYDIKPVRFRCYAEWARAYGPIISVWFGSTLNVIVSNTELAREVLKECDQQLADRHRTRSAEKFSRDGKDLIWADYGPHYVKVRKVCTLELFSPKRLEALRPIREDKVTAMVESIFLHCSNPENKGRSLVVRKYLGAVAFNNITRLAFGKRFVNHEDIMDEQGHEFKAIVANGLKLGASLAMAEHIPWLRWMFPLEEEAFAKHGARRDRLTRAIMEEHTVARQKSGDTKQHFVDALLTLQDKYDLSEDTIIGLLWDMITAGMDTTAISAEWAMAELIRNPRVQQKAQEELDRVIGSESVMSETDFSNLPYLQSVAKEALRLHPPTPLMLPHRANANVKIGGYDIPKGSNVHVNVWAIAHDPVVWKDPESFRPERFLEEDVDMKGHDFRLLPFGAGRRVCPGAQLGTNLVTSMLGHLLHHFCWTPPEAMKDEEIDMLENPGLVAYMRTPLQAMATPRLPSHLYKRIAVNM
- the LOC107920920 gene encoding uncharacterized protein, with translation MVLAFKPPLTYFSPFSSPHLPPRSAPSWLLHHSNSTYNPNTCLSPLPIHAHSKWPTNTHSFAIWYRYSSSEEEDDNHSFDEAVSLFNQREYYKCHDLLEALWNKAEDPTRTLIHGILQCAVGFHHLFNQNHKGAMMELGEGLCKLRKMDFDSGPFYDFEQDISAVLNFIYNTQIELAACGDDICVTMEQSERSYLLLGAYAAGQHLYHLEMDSDQVVYIVFCPQRPNGSAAHTSALSPKVRLPILKAAEDHLLFCE